From a region of the Triticum aestivum cultivar Chinese Spring chromosome 7D, IWGSC CS RefSeq v2.1, whole genome shotgun sequence genome:
- the LOC123171394 gene encoding protein FAR1-RELATED SEQUENCE 5-like, with product MAYFDEKAKEDPDFFYRIRLDDEDRVRNMYWVDGAARRAYKHFRDCISFDATYLTNMYKMPCAPFIGINNHNQSLQFGCGLVRNEDTDGYVWLFKTFLECMGGLAPMNIITDQDFSMRAGIEEVFPLAVHRHCRWHIIKKAEETLGPFFADRPDLHKAFELCVDHSLTVEEFERSWMAMIETYQTTQRSEGFNAVLKRYVSPGNSLLQFAKQYTALQQKILGSELQQEANTALKQPKLLTYLPMERQMSKIYTNTIFNKFQEEIKRASMYTAFQVDEHTFKVCSIMGMSDSEPEDPDKGRNYFVKASISEGEYYCQCCKFERDGIVCCHILKVMDLNAVTRMPRHFIRRRWTWDADDALAPQTSNAVLAVHDERPESTMEAVRHVVLTKNYAELIDEACKSDETAKVAEKHRKALKRELDEIKKRKAEEALHRFPRTSSVPSSTGPSSENSEVGSGTASTQTQVRNPPRSITKGRPKEIRYKSGLEIQAKHKKPKKGTGNP from the exons atggcctacttcgatgagaaagcgaaggaagatccagatttcttctacaggataagattggacgatgaggaccgtgtcaggaacatgtattgggtggatggtgctgcaagaagagcctacaaacatttccgagattgcatttcattcgacgcgacatatctcactaatatgtacaagatgccatgcgctccattcataggaataaataaccacaatcagtcgttgcagttcggatgcgggctcgttcggaacgaagacacggatgggtacgtttggctgttcaagaccttcttggagtgcatgggtggacttgctccgatgaacataataacagaccaggattttagcatgcgtgcaggcatagaggaggtctttccgttggcagtgcacaggcactgcaggtggcacattataaagaaggctgaggagacactaggaccgttctttgctgaccgtccagacctgcacaaggcattcgagctgtgcgtggaccacagcttgacggtggaggagtttgaaaggagctggatggctatgattgaaacatatcaa actacacagcgcagtgaggggttcaatgctgttttgaagcggtacgtgagccctggcaactcattactacagtttgccaagcagtacaccgctttgcaacaaaaaatactgggatccgagctacagcaagaagcaaacaccgcgctcaagcagccaaaattgctaacgtatttaccaatggagaggcagatgagcaagatatacaccaacacgatttttaacaa attccaggaagaaataaagcgtgccagcatgtacacggctttccaggtggacgaacatacgttcaaggtgtgttctatcatgggcatgtcggattcagaacctgaagacccagacaagggaaggaactactttgTGAAGGCATCGATAAGCgaaggcgaatactactgccaatgctgcaaattcgaacgggacgggattgtgtgctgtcacattCTAAAAGTAATGGACTTGAACGCGGTGACAcgaatgccccgccatttcataaggcggcgatggacttgggacgctgacgacgcaTTGGCGCCGCAAACATCAAACGCAGTTTTGGCCGTGCATGACGAGAGAccagagtcaaccatggaagccgtgaggcacgttgtgttgacaaagaactatgctgaactaattgatgaagcgtgcaagagtgatgagacagcaaaggtcgcagaaaaacacaggaaggccctcaaaagagagcttgatgagatcaagaagaggaaagctgaggaagccttacacaggttcccccgcacatcaagtgtgccttcgtccacagggccatcatctgaaaactcggaggtaggatctggaacagcaagcacacaaacacaggttaggaacccgccccgttccatcacaaaagggcgtccaaaagagataagatacaaatcgggattggagattcaagcaaaacataaGAAACCAAAGAAAGGGACGGGCAATCCGTAA